The genomic segment AGCTGTTGCGGCTGAATCATCTACAGGTACATGGTCAACAGTTTGGTCAGAATTACTTGTAGATCTTGAATTCTACAAAGGCCGCTGTTACCGCATTGAAGATGTCCCTGGTGACAAGGATGCCTTCTATGCATTTATTGCTTATCCCTTAGATCTTTTTGAAGAAGGATCTATAACTAACGTTTTGACATCACTTGTTGGAAACGTCTTTGGTTTTAAAGCTTTGCGTCATCTTCGACTTGAAGATATTCGCTTCCCAATGGCATTTATCAAAACCTGCGGCGGACCACCTAGTGGAATAGTAGTTGAACGTGATCGTCTTAATAAATACGGTCGTCCATTACTTGGTTGTACTATTAAGCCAAAACTTGGTCTTTCTGGTAAAAACTACGGTCGTGTTGTTTACGAATGCCTTCGTGGTGGTCTTGATCTAACTAAAGATGATGAGAATATCAATTCTCAGCCATTCCAGCGTTGGAGAGAGCGTTTTGAATTTGTTGCTGAAGCGGTAAAGCTAGCTCAACAGGAAACTGGTGAAGTTAAAGGTCACTACCTGAATTGCACAGCAACTACTCCTGAAGAGATGTATAAGCGTGCTGAGTTCGCTAAAGAACTTGACATGCCAATCATCATGCATGACTACATAACTGGTGGTTTTACTGCTAATACAGGTCTTGCTAATTGGTGCCGTGAAAATGGCATGCTTCTTCATATTCACCGTGCTATGCATGCGGTTATCGACCGTCATCCTCAGCATGGTATCCACTTCAGAGTTCTTGCTAAGTGTTTGCGTCTATCTGGCGGAGATCAACTTCATACCGGAACAGTTGTTGGAAAACTAGAAGGAGATCGTCAAACAACTCTTGGTTATATCGATAACCTACGTGAATCCTTTGTTCCTGAAGACCGTACTCGCGGTAACTTCTTTGATCAAGATTGGGGTTCTATGCCTGGTGTATTTGCTGTGGCATCTGGTGGTATTCATGTTTGGCATATGCCAGCATTGCTTGCAATCTTTGGAGATGATTCATGTCTCCAATTTGGAGGTGGTACCCATGGACACCCTTGGGGATCAGCTGCTGGTGCGGCCGCTAACCGAGTAGCTCTAGAGGCATGTGTGAAAGCGCGTAATGCAGGCAGAGAAATCGAAAAAGAAAGTCGCGATATCCTTCTAGAAGCCGCAAAGCATAGCCCTGAGTTGGCAATTGCTCTTGAGACATGGAAGGAGATTAAGTTCGAATTCGATACAGTCGATAAACTCGACGTTCAGTAGAAAAGATATAGAGGTGACATTATAAGTTGCCTCTAACTTTCTTAAATTCACTAGTCGATAACTAAATCGACTTTCACTCATTCACTAACTTAAGTTCACCATGCCTTTCCAGAGCACAGTAGGTGACTATCAAACAGTCGCCACCCTGGAAACATTCGGCTTCTTACCGCCGATGACCCAGGACGAAATCTACGATCAAATCGCTTATATCATTGCTCAGGGTTGGAGCCCGGTTATTGAGCATGTTCAGCCAAGTGGTTCAATGCAGACTTATTGGTCTTATTGGAAGTTACCTTTCTTTGGCGAGAAAGATTTAAATTTGGTTGTTAGCGAGTTAGAAGCTTGCCATAGAGCATATCCTGACCATCACGTTCGTATCGTTGGATATGACGCGTATACACAAAGTCAAGGTACTTGCTTTGTAGTTTTCCAAGGCCGCTAGATTAGTAGTCTTTTATTAATTAGCCCCGAAACATCTTTGGGGCTAATAATTCTTTAGAGAATTAAAAATTATTTTTTGTAACCTCTCCATTGGGTTGATATGGCAAAACAAACAAGTCGACAATTAGTTCTTGAACGCCGCCAGGCTCTTAGTCAAGGAGGCAAAAATGCATCTATTAAAGGCGGCTCTACAGCTAATAGAGTCCGTTCTTCTGCTGATGCAAGAGCTACTAGGACAAACTCTGGTTTTGTGAAACCCAATAAATCTATTGCTAGTGCAAATAATTCTTCCTCTCAATCAAGTACTAGTAGTTTTCAATTAAGTACCTCTGGGAGCGCAAGTAGTTCAAGATCATATAGAAGTTCCGTAGCGCAACCAAGTCGTCAGCTTGTTATTGCAAGAAGAGAAGCATTGTCACGTAGAGGTAAATCTGCAGATAATACTAAAGATATAACTCGTGTTGAGCTTGAAAGGAAAAAGGTTCAGAGTGCTCCTTCTTATGACGCAAAAAATGCCGAACATTGTTGTCCAGAATGTGAGCAAAAAGCTTTAGAAGAGACTAGTAATACAACCCAAAAACCAGAGATCAGTTTGAAATTGAATAAGAGAACTACTGATCACCGTTCAACTGTAAAAAG from the Prochlorococcus marinus str. NATL2A genome contains:
- a CDS encoding form I ribulose bisphosphate carboxylase large subunit, translated to MAKKYDAGVKEYRDTYFTPDYVPLDTDLLACFKCTGQEGVPKEEVAAAVAAESSTGTWSTVWSELLVDLEFYKGRCYRIEDVPGDKDAFYAFIAYPLDLFEEGSITNVLTSLVGNVFGFKALRHLRLEDIRFPMAFIKTCGGPPSGIVVERDRLNKYGRPLLGCTIKPKLGLSGKNYGRVVYECLRGGLDLTKDDENINSQPFQRWRERFEFVAEAVKLAQQETGEVKGHYLNCTATTPEEMYKRAEFAKELDMPIIMHDYITGGFTANTGLANWCRENGMLLHIHRAMHAVIDRHPQHGIHFRVLAKCLRLSGGDQLHTGTVVGKLEGDRQTTLGYIDNLRESFVPEDRTRGNFFDQDWGSMPGVFAVASGGIHVWHMPALLAIFGDDSCLQFGGGTHGHPWGSAAGAAANRVALEACVKARNAGREIEKESRDILLEAAKHSPELAIALETWKEIKFEFDTVDKLDVQ
- a CDS encoding ribulose bisphosphate carboxylase small subunit, with product MPFQSTVGDYQTVATLETFGFLPPMTQDEIYDQIAYIIAQGWSPVIEHVQPSGSMQTYWSYWKLPFFGEKDLNLVVSELEACHRAYPDHHVRIVGYDAYTQSQGTCFVVFQGR